A single genomic interval of Streptomyces sp. BA2 harbors:
- a CDS encoding LytR C-terminal domain-containing protein, protein MSMLTPPGMGGKYRITGAKYPRMRRPRGRRRIVLAVVASVAAVGLIGWGTLQLIDVFTGGDKATAASSRSDCAAKQPDPSAEPAPKALPKPGQIKVNVFNATPRGGLAKDVAAELKKRGFTIGKVDNAPKEYDKKVKGTGILLGAPSAMDTALPVLGTQLAGAESRPDARKGGEVDLILGTKFKDLAKKEDADKALAVLAKPKPTSSTSNGKKDC, encoded by the coding sequence ATGAGCATGCTCACTCCCCCCGGCATGGGCGGCAAGTACCGCATCACGGGGGCCAAATATCCGCGTATGCGCCGACCCCGTGGCCGCCGCAGGATCGTGCTCGCGGTGGTCGCGTCCGTCGCGGCGGTCGGCCTGATCGGCTGGGGAACACTGCAGCTCATTGATGTCTTCACGGGCGGCGACAAGGCCACGGCGGCGAGCTCGCGCAGCGACTGCGCGGCGAAGCAGCCGGACCCGTCCGCCGAGCCCGCCCCCAAGGCGCTGCCCAAGCCGGGCCAGATCAAGGTCAACGTCTTCAACGCCACGCCCCGCGGCGGCCTCGCCAAGGACGTCGCGGCCGAGCTCAAGAAGCGAGGCTTCACCATCGGCAAGGTGGACAACGCGCCGAAGGAGTACGACAAGAAGGTCAAGGGCACCGGGATACTGCTCGGCGCCCCCTCCGCCATGGACACGGCGCTGCCGGTGCTCGGCACGCAGCTCGCGGGCGCCGAGAGCCGGCCGGACGCCCGGAAGGGCGGCGAGGTGGACCTGATCCTGGGTACGAAGTTCAAGGATCTGGCAAAGAAAGAGGACGCCGACAAGGCTCTGGCGGTACTCGCCAAACCCAAGCCGACGTCCTCGACGTCCAACGGCAAGAAGGACTGCTGA
- the upp gene encoding uracil phosphoribosyltransferase, whose amino-acid sequence MRIHVVDHPLVAHKLTTLRDKRTDSPTFRRLADELVTLLAYEATRDVRTEQVDIETPVTPTTGVKLSHPRPLVVPILRAGLGMLDGMVRLLPTAEVGFLGMIRDEETLQASTYATRMPEDLSGRQVYVLDPMLATGGTLVAAIQELIKRGADDVTAVVLLAAPEGVEVMERELAGTPVTVVTASVDERLNENGYIVPGLGDAGDRMYGTAE is encoded by the coding sequence ATGCGGATCCACGTCGTCGACCACCCGCTGGTGGCGCACAAACTCACCACGCTGCGCGACAAGCGCACCGACTCACCGACCTTCCGGCGCCTCGCCGACGAGCTGGTCACCCTGCTCGCGTACGAGGCCACCCGGGACGTGCGCACCGAGCAGGTCGACATCGAGACCCCGGTCACCCCGACGACCGGCGTCAAGCTGTCCCACCCGCGCCCCCTGGTCGTGCCGATCCTGCGCGCCGGGCTCGGCATGCTGGACGGCATGGTCCGGCTCCTGCCGACCGCCGAGGTGGGCTTCCTCGGGATGATCCGCGACGAGGAGACCCTCCAGGCGTCGACGTACGCGACCCGCATGCCGGAAGACCTCTCGGGGCGCCAGGTGTACGTCCTGGACCCGATGCTGGCCACCGGCGGCACGCTCGTCGCGGCCATCCAGGAACTGATCAAGCGCGGCGCGGACGACGTCACCGCCGTGGTGCTCCTCGCCGCGCCCGAGGGCGTCGAGGTCATGGAGCGCGAGCTCGCGGGCACGCCGGTGACGGTCGTGACGGCGTCGGTGGACGAGCGGCTGAACGAGAACGGCTACATCGTGCCGGGGCTCGGCGACGCCGGGGACCGGATGTACGGGACCGCGGAGTAG
- a CDS encoding tRNA adenosine deaminase-associated protein: MYFAALLARTEDGWEASDTELDDVETLSDLTDLAREATAGSAEDDTVLVFIEQEGAWFGVVRVDGEEDPRIYVSDAAAAAKSSYGEILLTDEMLGREPGTDDPGVDLDALDLDGTEDGEPAESGAAPDSADDDDTEDAPGDAVPAGPLGDSELMTDLGVPEKELLGLEPGDALSDIAEILGAAEVLETVR, from the coding sequence GTGTACTTCGCCGCACTGCTCGCGCGCACCGAAGACGGGTGGGAAGCGAGCGACACGGAGCTCGACGATGTGGAGACCCTGTCGGATCTGACCGACCTGGCCCGCGAGGCCACGGCCGGCAGCGCTGAGGACGACACCGTCCTCGTCTTCATCGAACAGGAGGGCGCCTGGTTCGGCGTCGTCCGCGTGGACGGTGAGGAGGACCCTCGTATCTACGTCTCGGACGCGGCCGCGGCCGCCAAGAGTTCGTACGGCGAGATCCTGCTCACCGACGAGATGCTCGGCCGTGAGCCGGGCACCGACGACCCGGGTGTCGATCTGGACGCCCTCGACCTGGACGGCACGGAGGACGGCGAACCCGCCGAGTCCGGCGCCGCCCCCGATTCCGCCGATGACGACGACACGGAGGACGCCCCGGGGGACGCGGTGCCCGCGGGGCCGCTTGGCGACTCGGAGCTCATGACCGACCTCGGTGTGCCCGAGAAGGAACTGCTCGGTCTGGAGCCCGGTGACGCGCTCAGCGACATCGCCGAGATCCTCGGGGCGGCGGAGGTGCTCGAGACCGTCCGCTAG
- the tadA gene encoding tRNA adenosine(34) deaminase TadA, with translation MRLALAEAELAVQGGDVPVGAVVLSPDGTTVLASGHNEREATGDPTAHAEVLAVRRAAAALGEWRLAGCTLVVTLEPCTMCAGALVQSRVDRVVYGARDEKAGAAGSVWDVVRDRRLNHRPEVIEGVLAEEAAGLLTRFFRGR, from the coding sequence ATGCGGCTGGCCCTGGCCGAGGCCGAACTGGCCGTCCAGGGCGGCGATGTGCCCGTCGGCGCCGTCGTGCTGTCCCCGGACGGCACGACGGTGCTCGCGTCGGGCCACAACGAACGCGAGGCGACCGGCGACCCGACGGCGCACGCGGAGGTGCTGGCCGTCCGCCGGGCGGCTGCCGCGCTCGGGGAGTGGCGCCTTGCCGGCTGCACGCTGGTGGTGACCCTGGAGCCCTGCACGATGTGCGCGGGCGCGCTCGTCCAGTCCCGGGTCGACCGGGTCGTCTACGGAGCGCGGGACGAGAAGGCGGGCGCCGCGGGCTCCGTCTGGGACGTCGTACGCGACAGAAGGCTCAACCACCGCCCCGAGGTGATCGAGGGGGTCCTCGCCGAGGAGGCCGCGGGGCTGCTCACGCGGTTCTTCCGGGGGCGTTGA